In the genome of Ammospiza nelsoni isolate bAmmNel1 chromosome 7, bAmmNel1.pri, whole genome shotgun sequence, one region contains:
- the ZFAND2B gene encoding AN1-type zinc finger protein 2B isoform X3 has protein sequence MEFPDLGAHCSWPACQRLDFLPLKCDACEQIFCTDHIAYAQHDCTSAYKKDVQVPVCPLCNTPVPVRRGEMPDVVVGEHIDRDCKSDPAQRKRKIFTNKCLKPGCKQKEMMKVICDQCHKNYCLKHRHPLDHDCSGAGHPLSKAGHAAVTRAQASSSKIVTASSSGAARPADSSSSLACARGGRLAASQTHSTSPPAVMLQNGLSEEEALQRALEMSLVESARSSAQQPSSTQEEEDLALARALSASEAEYQQSQRQAHGSKPSNCSMS, from the exons ATGGAGTTCCCGGACCTGGGCGCGCACTGCTCCTGGCCCGCCTGCCAGCGCCTGG ACTTCCTTCCCCTGAAGTGCGATGCCTGCGAGCAGATCTTCTGCACCGACCACATCGCTTATGCCCAGCACGATTGCACCTCTGCCTACAAGAAG GATGTGCAGGTCCCAGTGTGTCCCCTCTGCAACACCCCAGTCCCTGTGAGGCGGGGGGAGATGCCTGATGTTGTGGTGGGTGAGCACATTGACCGTGACTGCAAGTCTGACCCTGCACAACGCAAGCGCAAG ATCTTCACCAACAAGTGTTTGAAGCCTGGCTGCAAGCAGAAGGAGATGATGAAGGTGATCTGTGACCAGTGCCACAAGAACTACTGCCTCAAGCATCGGCACCCCCTGGACCATGActgcagtggggcagggcaTCCCCTTTCCAAAGCAGG GCATGCTGCAGTTACCAGAGCCCAGGCATCCTCCTCCAAAATAGTCACTGCATCAAGCAGCGGAGCTGCTCGGCCAGCAGACAGCTCCTCTTCTCTGGCCTGTGCCAG GGGAGGCAGACTAGCTGCGTCGCAGACTCACAGCACCTCCCCTCCAGCTGTCATGCTGCAGAATGGGCTG AGTGAGGAAGAGGCCCTGCAGCGAGCTCTGGAGATGTCCCTGGTAGAGTCGGCAcgcagctcagcacagcagcccag cagcacacaggaggaggaggatctgGCACTGGCCCGGGCACTGTCGGCGAGCGAAGCCGAGTACCAGCAGTCGCAGCGGCAG GCACACGGTTCAAAGCCATCCAACTGCAGCATGTCGTAG
- the ZFAND2B gene encoding AN1-type zinc finger protein 2B isoform X4 — MEFPDLGAHCSWPACQRLDFLPLKCDACEQIFCTDHIAYAQHDCTSAYKKDVQVPVCPLCNTPVPVRRGEMPDVVVGEHIDRDCKSDPAQRKRKIFTNKCLKPGCKQKEMMKVICDQCHKNYCLKHRHPLDHDCSGAGHPLSKAGHAAVTRAQASSSKIVTASSSGAARPADSSSSLACARGGRLAASQTHSTSPPAVMLQNGLSEEEALQRALEMSLVESARSSAQQPSTQEEEDLALARALSASEAEYQQSQRQAHGSKPSNCSMS, encoded by the exons ATGGAGTTCCCGGACCTGGGCGCGCACTGCTCCTGGCCCGCCTGCCAGCGCCTGG ACTTCCTTCCCCTGAAGTGCGATGCCTGCGAGCAGATCTTCTGCACCGACCACATCGCTTATGCCCAGCACGATTGCACCTCTGCCTACAAGAAG GATGTGCAGGTCCCAGTGTGTCCCCTCTGCAACACCCCAGTCCCTGTGAGGCGGGGGGAGATGCCTGATGTTGTGGTGGGTGAGCACATTGACCGTGACTGCAAGTCTGACCCTGCACAACGCAAGCGCAAG ATCTTCACCAACAAGTGTTTGAAGCCTGGCTGCAAGCAGAAGGAGATGATGAAGGTGATCTGTGACCAGTGCCACAAGAACTACTGCCTCAAGCATCGGCACCCCCTGGACCATGActgcagtggggcagggcaTCCCCTTTCCAAAGCAGG GCATGCTGCAGTTACCAGAGCCCAGGCATCCTCCTCCAAAATAGTCACTGCATCAAGCAGCGGAGCTGCTCGGCCAGCAGACAGCTCCTCTTCTCTGGCCTGTGCCAG GGGAGGCAGACTAGCTGCGTCGCAGACTCACAGCACCTCCCCTCCAGCTGTCATGCTGCAGAATGGGCTG AGTGAGGAAGAGGCCCTGCAGCGAGCTCTGGAGATGTCCCTGGTAGAGTCGGCAcgcagctcagcacagcagcccag cacacaggaggaggaggatctgGCACTGGCCCGGGCACTGTCGGCGAGCGAAGCCGAGTACCAGCAGTCGCAGCGGCAG GCACACGGTTCAAAGCCATCCAACTGCAGCATGTCGTAG
- the ZFAND2B gene encoding AN1-type zinc finger protein 2B isoform X1 — protein sequence MKFTPGPVQYSSFLLPWHLLPSAPLTLLTPHLCSAGHRSMAPEDSEVTGIEPGASLRGGIRDFLPLKCDACEQIFCTDHIAYAQHDCTSAYKKDVQVPVCPLCNTPVPVRRGEMPDVVVGEHIDRDCKSDPAQRKRKIFTNKCLKPGCKQKEMMKVICDQCHKNYCLKHRHPLDHDCSGAGHPLSKAGHAAVTRAQASSSKIVTASSSGAARPADSSSSLACARGGRLAASQTHSTSPPAVMLQNGLSEEEALQRALEMSLVESARSSAQQPSSTQEEEDLALARALSASEAEYQQSQRQAHGSKPSNCSMS from the exons ATGAAATTCACTCCTGGCCCTGTTCAGTACTCCAGTTTTTTACTGCCGTGGCATCTCTTGCCTTCCGCACCACTGACCCTTCTAACACCCcatctgtgctctgctgggcatCGTAGCATGGCACCTGAAGACTCCGAGGTGACTGGAATAGAGCCAGGAGCTTCGTTACGCGGCGGGATCCGCG ACTTCCTTCCCCTGAAGTGCGATGCCTGCGAGCAGATCTTCTGCACCGACCACATCGCTTATGCCCAGCACGATTGCACCTCTGCCTACAAGAAG GATGTGCAGGTCCCAGTGTGTCCCCTCTGCAACACCCCAGTCCCTGTGAGGCGGGGGGAGATGCCTGATGTTGTGGTGGGTGAGCACATTGACCGTGACTGCAAGTCTGACCCTGCACAACGCAAGCGCAAG ATCTTCACCAACAAGTGTTTGAAGCCTGGCTGCAAGCAGAAGGAGATGATGAAGGTGATCTGTGACCAGTGCCACAAGAACTACTGCCTCAAGCATCGGCACCCCCTGGACCATGActgcagtggggcagggcaTCCCCTTTCCAAAGCAGG GCATGCTGCAGTTACCAGAGCCCAGGCATCCTCCTCCAAAATAGTCACTGCATCAAGCAGCGGAGCTGCTCGGCCAGCAGACAGCTCCTCTTCTCTGGCCTGTGCCAG GGGAGGCAGACTAGCTGCGTCGCAGACTCACAGCACCTCCCCTCCAGCTGTCATGCTGCAGAATGGGCTG AGTGAGGAAGAGGCCCTGCAGCGAGCTCTGGAGATGTCCCTGGTAGAGTCGGCAcgcagctcagcacagcagcccag cagcacacaggaggaggaggatctgGCACTGGCCCGGGCACTGTCGGCGAGCGAAGCCGAGTACCAGCAGTCGCAGCGGCAG GCACACGGTTCAAAGCCATCCAACTGCAGCATGTCGTAG
- the ZFAND2B gene encoding AN1-type zinc finger protein 2B isoform X2, translated as MKFTPGPVQYSSFLLPWHLLPSAPLTLLTPHLCSAGHRSMAPEDSEVTGIEPGASLRGGIRDFLPLKCDACEQIFCTDHIAYAQHDCTSAYKKDVQVPVCPLCNTPVPVRRGEMPDVVVGEHIDRDCKSDPAQRKRKIFTNKCLKPGCKQKEMMKVICDQCHKNYCLKHRHPLDHDCSGAGHPLSKAGHAAVTRAQASSSKIVTASSSGAARPADSSSSLACARGGRLAASQTHSTSPPAVMLQNGLSEEEALQRALEMSLVESARSSAQQPSTQEEEDLALARALSASEAEYQQSQRQAHGSKPSNCSMS; from the exons ATGAAATTCACTCCTGGCCCTGTTCAGTACTCCAGTTTTTTACTGCCGTGGCATCTCTTGCCTTCCGCACCACTGACCCTTCTAACACCCcatctgtgctctgctgggcatCGTAGCATGGCACCTGAAGACTCCGAGGTGACTGGAATAGAGCCAGGAGCTTCGTTACGCGGCGGGATCCGCG ACTTCCTTCCCCTGAAGTGCGATGCCTGCGAGCAGATCTTCTGCACCGACCACATCGCTTATGCCCAGCACGATTGCACCTCTGCCTACAAGAAG GATGTGCAGGTCCCAGTGTGTCCCCTCTGCAACACCCCAGTCCCTGTGAGGCGGGGGGAGATGCCTGATGTTGTGGTGGGTGAGCACATTGACCGTGACTGCAAGTCTGACCCTGCACAACGCAAGCGCAAG ATCTTCACCAACAAGTGTTTGAAGCCTGGCTGCAAGCAGAAGGAGATGATGAAGGTGATCTGTGACCAGTGCCACAAGAACTACTGCCTCAAGCATCGGCACCCCCTGGACCATGActgcagtggggcagggcaTCCCCTTTCCAAAGCAGG GCATGCTGCAGTTACCAGAGCCCAGGCATCCTCCTCCAAAATAGTCACTGCATCAAGCAGCGGAGCTGCTCGGCCAGCAGACAGCTCCTCTTCTCTGGCCTGTGCCAG GGGAGGCAGACTAGCTGCGTCGCAGACTCACAGCACCTCCCCTCCAGCTGTCATGCTGCAGAATGGGCTG AGTGAGGAAGAGGCCCTGCAGCGAGCTCTGGAGATGTCCCTGGTAGAGTCGGCAcgcagctcagcacagcagcccag cacacaggaggaggaggatctgGCACTGGCCCGGGCACTGTCGGCGAGCGAAGCCGAGTACCAGCAGTCGCAGCGGCAG GCACACGGTTCAAAGCCATCCAACTGCAGCATGTCGTAG
- the RETREG2 gene encoding reticulophagy regulator 2, whose product MTSGRAEEAAAAAAEEEEEEAAAAAAARLAAALRQRLRGWEAALATAQRLLVWERPLHSLVTAAALGGALWLFSSTSLRPLFLLSMSLLGILLLEKWKPRFLFDFSAQPSEEPGGESEGVTSGAQPHLLSVPELCHCLAESWVTFRLYLQELLQYKRQNPAKFCMSVCSGCLILAVVGHYVPGIMISYIILLSILLWPLVVYHELIQRMYTRLEPVLMKLDYSMKAETLHHKHEKKKRQGKSEPAAGDEPTAETESESEAELSGFSPVVDVKKTALALSITDSELSDEEASILESGGFSVSRATTPQLTDVSEDLDQQSLHSEPEESFSKDLAEFPSVEEYHSRDLGPQSDEDAFGVPLGPELAHAACELDSADKEATDSDLSILRLASPLHFVNTHFNGSGQAAGGNAEPKTVPAPGLGICINTLSEEIVTTAITTAVQNTLSALLRSSEASEGPPLSEFLPTEPEEKLSFQAHLSESEVAETETEASPEDEEEADDFELLDQGELEQIDVELGFGEEQEAQEAAPSPSSPMLAELPKQGDEEEAVMTATSMS is encoded by the exons ATGACGAGCGGCCGCGccgaggaggcggcggcggcggcggccgaggaggaagaggaggaggcggcggcggcagcggcggcgcgTCTGGCGGCGGCGCTGCGGCAGCGGCTGCGGGGCTGGGAGGCGGCGCTGGCGACGGCGCAGCGGCTGCTGGTGTGGGAGAGGCCGCTGCACAGCCTGGTCACCGCGGCCGCGCTCGGCGGGGCCCTCTG GTTGTTTTCCTCCACCTCCCTGAGACCCCTCTTTCTCCTCAGCATGTCCCTTCTTGGCATCCTCTTGTTGGAGAAGTGGAAACCCAGGTTCCTGTTTGATTTCTCAG CACAGCCATCAGAGGAGCCAGGAGGAGAGAG TGAGGGGGTGACTTCAGGGGCACAACCTCACCTGCTCAgtgtccctgagctgtgccactGTCTGGCAGAGAGCTGGGTCACCTTCAGGCTCTACCTGCAGGAACTGCTACAGTACAAGAGGCAAAATCCTGCCAAG TTCTGCATGAGTGTCTGTTCAGGCTGCCTGATTCTGGCTGTAGTTGGACACTATGTTCCAGGCATAATGATCTCCTACATCATTT TGCTCAGCATTCTGCTGTGGCCTCTGGTGGTCTACCATGAGCTGATCCAGAGGATGTACACGCGTTTGGAGCCTGTCCTGATGAAACTGGACTACAGTATGAAGGCAGAGACGCTGCACCACAAGCACGAGAAGAAGA AACGACAAGGGAAGAGCGAGCCTGCAGCAGGTGATGAGCCAACAGCAGAGACAGAGAGTGAGAGCGAAGCAGAGCTGTCAGGCTTCTCCCCAGTG GTGGATGTGAAGAAAACTGCCCTGGCACTGTCAATCACAGATTCTGAGCTCTCTGATGAGGAGGCTTCTATCCTGGAGAGTGGGGGCTTTTCTGTTTCAAGGGCTACCACCCCACAGCTGACGGACGTTTCTGAAG ACCTGGATCAGCAGAGCCTGCACAGTGAGCCAGAGGAGTCATTTTCCAAGGACCTGGCAGAGTTTCCATCCGTGGAAGAATATCATTCCAGAGACCTGGGACCACAGAGTGATGAAGACGCGTTTGGTGTGCCTCTGGGTCCTGAGCTTGCCCACGCTGCCTGTGAGCTGGACTCAGCAGACAAAGAGGCCACGGACTCTGACCTCTCCATCCTTCGCCTCGCGTCTCCTCTCCATTTTGTAAATACGCACTTCAATGGGAGCGGGCAAGCGGCAGGAGGCAATGCAGAGCCAAAGactgtccctgccccaggccTGGGCATCTGCATTAACACACTGAGCGAGGAGATCGTCACCACTGCCATCACCACAGCGGTGCAGAATACCCTGTCCGCCCTCCTGCGGTCCTCAGAGGCCAGCGAGGGACCCCCTCTCTCCGAGTTCCTCCCCACGGAGCCTGAAGAGAAACTGAGCTTCCAAGCACACCTGTCAGAGAGCGAAGTGGCGGAGACAGAGACAGAAGCGTCaccagaggatgaggaggaagcagATGACTTTGAGCTACTGGATCAGGGGGAGCTGGAGCAAATAGATGTAGAGCTGGGGtttggagaggagcaggaggcacaaGAGGCTGCTCCgtctccctcctctcccatgCTTGCTGAGCTGCCAAAGCAAGGAGATGAGgaggaggcagtgatgacagcaACATCTATGTCTTAG